AGTTTCGAGCGATCATCCGTCAGTGCGGACCGTTCGCTCGACGCGTACCGAGACCGCGACGGGAAGCAAACTCGAGATTCCGGCCGAGGACCGCGACGCGTTCGTGCCCGACGAGGTCGTTCGGGTCGTCCTCGACGGAACCGAACGGTTCGCCCGTATCGAACGCGCACTGACGGGCGAGGAGCTCTCCGTTCCCGGCGTCTACGACACGCCGGAGCTGGCCCGGAACCCCGGCGAGGGAGCCGACCGACTCACGGAGTGGATCGACGACCACGACATCCGTTCGGGCGGGTCGGTGCTGATCGACGTCGTCGAATCCGAGTTTCTCTACGGACTCCGCGAACCCGGCGAGACGAACTTCTACGACGCCCGCGAGCCGCCAAACGACAGCCTGAGCGACATCGCGAGCGATCTGGAGTAAGCGGTCGCTACCGCTCGGGCGACGAAGACGCCGCGAGAAACCGTTCCAGCAACAGCCCGAAGGCCAGATGCTGGTGCATCGTCCGCTCGAGGGTCGCCTGGACGTACTCCTCGTCGACGACGGCGTACTCCTTGGTCCTGACCTTCGCGTGCATCTCGAGGACGTCCCGATCCTCGAGGGCGTGGAGACACGGATACACCGTCCCCGGGCTGAGCTGTGCGTCGAACAGGTCGGCCAGATCCGCGAGCAGCTCCTTTCCGTGGGTCGACCCGCGAGCCGAGACAAGCACGAGCAACAGCTCCTCGAGGTTTTCTTTGACCAGCGAGTCGTCGAACGCGACGTCCTCGGTCGCGAGCGCGTCGGGTACCTGATCGAGCAGTTCGTCGAGATCGTGTTCGGTCGCCGCCGCGTCGACGGTGTCGGGAGCGTGCCCGGACGCACGGGCGCTCGCGGCGGTTCGGTCGTCGAACGCGGCTGCGATGGAGGGGTCGTGTTTACTCATTGACAGTCACCGTGGTGTCGGAGCTGGGTCGGCGTCGATCTCACCGGCGCGCGCCGGTCGAACGACGGGCTTCGGTCGCCACAGCGGCGGGTTTCCGTCGGCTTCGATCGAGCGGTTCGTGACCCATCGACTACTCTCACCACGTATCGAAGCGTAATAAATACCAGGTTTCGTGAAAGTCAAAGAATAGTATATTGATTTCCGCCTGTGGGATAATCGACGTCTGAGGGCTCATTCGCGACGGTATCGCTATTCTCGACAGTTCTGCCGAAAGTGTATCTGCTGAACCATAATGTCTCGTGAACGATCTCCGTCCCGTTCGGCTCCCGGCCGTCGCGGCGTCGGTAGGTGCTACGTGTCGTCGACAACGCCGACGAGCCCGTCGGGACGCTCGTCGGCGTCGAGTTGCCGGTCGGTCCGCTGGTTGGCCATCCGTCCGACCAGCGCCTCGTCCGCCAGACTCTCGCCGTCGATCCGGGCGATGTAGGCGAGGCTTCTGGCGTGGGCGGCAAAGACCGTTCCCTCGAGGGAGTCGACCGATTCCTCGAGCGTCGGCGACGCGTCGGCCTCGCCCGGCTCCCGGGACATCCCCCGGACGTACGAGACGAGTCGCTCGCGGGCCCGTGGGCCGATCCAGCCCACGTCCTCGTAGTAGCGCAGACAGTTCAGCGCGCCCGTTGTCCCGAACCGATCGGTGAGAAACCGCATCCACCGGATCGTCGCGTCCGTTCGGTCGGCTGAGGGGTCGAGCGTCTCGAGGTATGGGGTCGAGTCTGCCATCGGTATCTATCGAACGATATATCTAACTGAGCATGAAGGTTCGTTCCGTTACGAGCGGTGAGTCGTCAGACGGTGACGACGAACTCGACGACGTACTGGGTCGTGGCTGCGACGACCGCCCCGAGCCAGGTCAACAGGACGAAGTGTACCAGTCCGCTGATGAGGTGACCGCGGTCGGTGAGCCGAATGATCACCGCCGACAGCGCCGCGTTCAGCAGGATCGTAAACGTCAGCAGGTACTCGATGGCGCCGATGTTGTACTGTTCGGTGTGAAGCAAGCCGTCGGTGAAGTCGCCGGGCGCGGGCCCACCCGCCACGTCGCTGCCCGCGTCGGCCGTGTCGCCGAGATCCATCTCGTCCGTGATGTCCATCATGATATCGACGACCTCGAGCCCGATGAAGAAGGCAAAGACGCTCGCGGCGGTGATGCCGTACAACACACCGATGAGCGTCATCGTCGCCTGCCGTCGTTGGTCGCGGACCTTCAGCACCTGGTTGTAGTTCGTGCTGATGATCTGGCCGAGCAGCTTCGGGTCGCCACCCATCCCTCGCCCGACGACGTACATGTCGCCGAACTTCTGGATGAGATACGACCCGGTCTCGGCAGCGAACAGCCGCCAGGATCGGATCCCGTCGATCCGCATGTTGAGGCGCTTGTAGAGCGCGTCGATGTTCTCGGTCAGCGCGCCGAAGTCCTTCCGTCGCAGACTCGCGAGGACGCTGCTGGTCGAGGACTGTTTGACACTCTCGACGGCCCCGAGCGTTCGCACGAAGCTGGGAAACTCCCCGTCGCGAGTCTTCACTTTCTGTTCTTCCTGGCGCATCTTCCAGCCGGGGTACAACAGCGGCGTCACCGGGACCGCAAGCAGGATCGACAGCGGGACGTCGACGTCCGGGACCGGGACGAGCCCGGACAGGACGACGACGACCGCAAGCGCCAGCAGGGCACTTCCGCCACAGCCGATCGCCAGCGCGGTCGGGATCCCGCTGGTCGGCCCCGGGCCCGCGGTGTCCTCGAGATACCAGACCGGATCCGCGGGGGCGATCAGGTGGATCGCGTAGACGAACCCCAGCTGGACGATCAGGAACATGACGATCGTGCCGGCGATCAGCAGCGTCGGGTTCGCCCCGATCAGGATCGGCAACACGATCGCGAACACGAGAACGAACGCGACCGACAGCATCATCGACATGTACAGCTCCTTCATCACGTCGAGTTTCGACAGGTCGGCCTCGTACCGGGTGACGAACTGCTGGATGATCGTATCCTGTTCGTCGATCAGGAACTCGCTGATCTGCTGGCCGCCGCCGACCGTGTAGGCGAGCCGTTCGAGGAAATCGGACAGCAGCGGGCTCGCGGTCTGTTTGGCCCGCATCCGGCAGGCGTCGTCGAGGCTCATGTTCCAGGTGTCGACCATCGCGACCAGATGTCCCATCTCGTCGGCCAGGGCGTCGTACTCCTCCTCCTCGGCCAGGATACGGAAGATCTCGACCCGGTTGACGTTCGTCATCGACAACACGGTGATGTGGGTCAGAAACAGGTGGAACCGCTGGCGGATCTGCTTTCGCTTGCGGTCCTCCAGTAGCTTCGGGTAACCCACCGCGACGGCGACCGCGAGCAGGCCGACCAGAAACAGCGGAACGGCGATCAGTAGCGGGAGACCCACCAGTATCGCCAGCAGCGGCAACGCCAGCGAGAGCCCGACAGCGGGAGCAACAACGAAGAGGAGATACCGATCGGTCGACATCTCCATGCGCTCGTAGGCCATCCCGAGCTCGCGAAGCGCCGATCGGGCGGCCAGCTCCGGCGACGAGTGAGTCTCCGAGGACATGCTACGCGAACTGATCGACCCCCCTGATCCGGATCGGCAGCCCCTGGAGGCCGTCGCGCTGGAAGTCCGCGATCGCGCGGTTGACCTCGTGGTAGCCGAGCACGTCGGCATCGATCAGCTGGCGGACGATCTCCGCCCGGCGGTCGAGCTCGTCGTAGATCCGTCGGGTGTCCTGGTAGCCAAGCAGCGTCGCGATCTGTTCCTCGAGGACGTAGGAGTTGTTCCGGCCCGTAAAGGAGACGACGTCGTCCCGGGGATCCCAGCGGAACGCCTGGCGGGTGACGACGCCGTCCTCGTAGTCGGAGTAGCCCTCGATCTCCTGGACGGAGGTGACCCGCCGGAGGACGTCGTCGCCTTGCTTGACCCGGTTCTGGAACAGGGCGACGTCGCAGTTGTCCATGAACGTCTCCGGGACGTTGATCGGGCTCCCGGTAAAGCGCTGGATCATCGAGACGATGTCGCTGGCGTGGAACGTCAGCATGACGGGGTGGCCGGTCTGGGCGGCCTGGAACGCCATCTGGCCCTCCTCGCCGCGGACCTCGCCGACGACGATGTAGTCGGGCCGCGAGCGCAGCGCGGCCGCGACGAGGTCAAACATGTCGACGTCGGCGCTCGCGTCGCCCGACCCCTCCCGAGTGAGCAGCTGCTGCCAGGTGTCGTGGGGCGGGACGACCTCCGCGGTGTCCTCGGCGGTGTAGATCTTCGCGTCCCGGGGAATAAAGGAGAGCGCGGCGTTCAGCGTCGTCGTCTTCCCCGAGGCAGTCTCGCCGACGACGAACACCGTCTGCTCGTTCTCGAGACAGAGCCAGAGGTACGCCGCCAGCTCGGGACTGAGCGTCCCCCACTTCGTGATCTGGAGGATCGACAGCGGGATCTCCTCGCCCTGGCGGATCGTCAGCGAGGGGCCCTGGACCGAGACGTCGTCGGAGTAGATGATGTTGATCCGCGAGCCGTCGGGCAGGGTCGCGTCGATCACCGGATCGGAGTCGCTGACGGGGTGGTCCATCCGCTCGCCCATGTTGCGCAGCCACTGTTCGAACTCCGCGGCCGTCCCGAAGTCGACGGTCGCCTCGATCATCCCGTAGGTGCCGTGATCGAGATAACACTGGTCGGGACCGATGACGTGGATGTCCTCGTTTGCCGTGTCGGTCATCACCGGCTCCAGGGGACCGAGCCCGACGATGTCCCGCTGGAGCTGGTAGCGAAGCCGGGAGAACTGCTGTTCGGTGACCCCGATCGAGCTGGTGCCGAAGGCGCCGAGCAGCCCCGTGGACTCCCCGGTCCGCTCCCCGCCGACCGTGACGACTTCCTCCAGCAGGGCGTCGATGTGTTCCTCGAACTCCTCGCTGTCGGTCGGAGCCGGCCGCGTGACGCTCTTGTCGAGAATCCGACGGCGGATCTCGTCGTACAGCTCGCCGTCGACGTCCTCGAGGACGGGCTCGACGCAGTAGTAGGTCGTCGAGATGCCGACGTCGCCGTGGACGTGACAGAAGATCGGCTCCTCGGGGGTGTAGATGACGTTCGGCCGGGGCGACTCCCACTCCACGTCGGGTTCGTCGATCAGGATCGGATACTCGTTGTACTCGGCGTAGAACGCCTCGAGATGCTCGCGCAGGTGGGGGTGGTCCTCAG
This genomic window from Natronococcus occultus SP4 contains:
- a CDS encoding DUF7112 family protein, producing the protein MADRVSSDHPSVRTVRSTRTETATGSKLEIPAEDRDAFVPDEVVRVVLDGTERFARIERALTGEELSVPGVYDTPELARNPGEGADRLTEWIDDHDIRSGGSVLIDVVESEFLYGLREPGETNFYDAREPPNDSLSDIASDLE
- a CDS encoding helix-turn-helix transcriptional regulator, coding for MSKHDPSIAAAFDDRTAASARASGHAPDTVDAAATEHDLDELLDQVPDALATEDVAFDDSLVKENLEELLLVLVSARGSTHGKELLADLADLFDAQLSPGTVYPCLHALEDRDVLEMHAKVRTKEYAVVDEEYVQATLERTMHQHLAFGLLLERFLAASSSPER
- a CDS encoding FlaD/FlaE family flagellar protein, producing MADSTPYLETLDPSADRTDATIRWMRFLTDRFGTTGALNCLRYYEDVGWIGPRARERLVSYVRGMSREPGEADASPTLEESVDSLEGTVFAAHARSLAYIARIDGESLADEALVGRMANQRTDRQLDADERPDGLVGVVDDT
- the flaJ gene encoding archaellar assembly protein FlaJ — translated: MSSETHSSPELAARSALRELGMAYERMEMSTDRYLLFVVAPAVGLSLALPLLAILVGLPLLIAVPLFLVGLLAVAVAVGYPKLLEDRKRKQIRQRFHLFLTHITVLSMTNVNRVEIFRILAEEEEYDALADEMGHLVAMVDTWNMSLDDACRMRAKQTASPLLSDFLERLAYTVGGGQQISEFLIDEQDTIIQQFVTRYEADLSKLDVMKELYMSMMLSVAFVLVFAIVLPILIGANPTLLIAGTIVMFLIVQLGFVYAIHLIAPADPVWYLEDTAGPGPTSGIPTALAIGCGGSALLALAVVVVLSGLVPVPDVDVPLSILLAVPVTPLLYPGWKMRQEEQKVKTRDGEFPSFVRTLGAVESVKQSSTSSVLASLRRKDFGALTENIDALYKRLNMRIDGIRSWRLFAAETGSYLIQKFGDMYVVGRGMGGDPKLLGQIISTNYNQVLKVRDQRRQATMTLIGVLYGITAASVFAFFIGLEVVDIMMDITDEMDLGDTADAGSDVAGGPAPGDFTDGLLHTEQYNIGAIEYLLTFTILLNAALSAVIIRLTDRGHLISGLVHFVLLTWLGAVVAATTQYVVEFVVTV
- a CDS encoding type II/IV secretion system ATPase subunit; the protein is MSDFGTPRLEDDLAALTEDHPHLREHLEAFYAEYNEYPILIDEPDVEWESPRPNVIYTPEEPIFCHVHGDVGISTTYYCVEPVLEDVDGELYDEIRRRILDKSVTRPAPTDSEEFEEHIDALLEEVVTVGGERTGESTGLLGAFGTSSIGVTEQQFSRLRYQLQRDIVGLGPLEPVMTDTANEDIHVIGPDQCYLDHGTYGMIEATVDFGTAAEFEQWLRNMGERMDHPVSDSDPVIDATLPDGSRINIIYSDDVSVQGPSLTIRQGEEIPLSILQITKWGTLSPELAAYLWLCLENEQTVFVVGETASGKTTTLNAALSFIPRDAKIYTAEDTAEVVPPHDTWQQLLTREGSGDASADVDMFDLVAAALRSRPDYIVVGEVRGEEGQMAFQAAQTGHPVMLTFHASDIVSMIQRFTGSPINVPETFMDNCDVALFQNRVKQGDDVLRRVTSVQEIEGYSDYEDGVVTRQAFRWDPRDDVVSFTGRNNSYVLEEQIATLLGYQDTRRIYDELDRRAEIVRQLIDADVLGYHEVNRAIADFQRDGLQGLPIRIRGVDQFA